The Impatiens glandulifera chromosome 8, dImpGla2.1, whole genome shotgun sequence genome includes a window with the following:
- the LOC124911859 gene encoding proline-rich receptor-like protein kinase PERK9 produces the protein MGLSQKMQFFMGIFTTAIVLAAQVSTGSDSSPSPAIVGTMVNAPTPSASQLNEPSSQPPVPIRGAAPALSPINHQEKEPITMNPTYPPATVALPSHLSPQLPPNIQPYIMPGPRISMAGFYGQPLSIFFFLFSFIHL, from the exons ATGGGTTTGTCTCAGAAAATGCAGTTCTTCATGGGTATCTTCACAACTGCAATTGTTTTGGCTGCTCAAGTATCCACAG GATCGGATTCATCCCCATCTCCGGCAATAGTTGGAACCATGGTAAATGCACCTACTCCTTCTGCATCTCAACTAAATG AACCGAGTAGTCAACCTCCTGTGCCTATTCGTGGAGCAGCACCAGCCTTATCGCCGATTAATCATCAAGAAAAAGAACCAATTACTATGAATCCTACCTATCCTCCAGCAACAG TTGCATTGCCTTCACACCTTTCCCCGCAACTTCCACCAAACATCCAACCCTATATTATGCCAGGACCACGAATAAGTATGGCAGGCTTCTATGGCCAACCTCTCAgcattttcttctttctcttttcctttattcatttataa
- the LOC124911596 gene encoding extensin-like, translating into MSYIVPPAPAPTNGVNNTPSVRPFPSNLPVPFMSPPTISPATDPVRSPFKPPEPKVPAALTPPPTISPFPPTHPSPKSGIVKWTKGSGCFNSSPYNKSIPSNSSLTKIRYRETL; encoded by the exons ATGTCATATATAGTTCCTCCTGCACCAGCGCCAACCAATGGAGTAAATAATACACCATCTGTGAGGCCATTTCCGTCAAATCTCCCTG TTCCCTTCATGTCACCTCCAACCATATCTCCTGCAACCGACCCTGTACGATCTCCATTTAAACCACCAG AACCAAAGGTTCCCGCTGCTTTAACTCCCCCCCCTACAATAAGTCCATTCCCTCCAACTCATCCTTCACCAAAATCAGGTATAGTGAAGTG GACAAAAGGTTCCGGCTGCTTCAACTCCTCCCCCTACAATAAGTCCATTCCCTCCAACTCATCCCTCACCAAAATCAGGTATAGGGAAACTCTCTAA
- the LOC124911858 gene encoding receptor-like serine/threonine-protein kinase ALE2 yields the protein MARHSKSATNPKSSPEIGYHSPASSPNISSLSPRYVRRNKTSQAPSPSTLPSSHKRAPLYPPKPHQGSAEGIHAPSQDSADSSISPSFSSRPSSSAHISRTQAPTIPSGKETMLHHSPKFSPSWSSPSPKIPLTYHGLPPPPPNEECSSISCTDPLTYPVHGSPCVCVVPMQVGLRITVSLYTFFPSVAELSDEIASGIFMRQSQVRIMGANADSQDEEKTVVLIDLVPLEEKFDNTTAFLTYLRFWNKQIVLKSSLFGDYEVLYVHYPGLPVSPPPSSTGIINGVPNHGNNGRTKPLGVDVSGQQHHKQGLSSSIVAIIVLSAFLCLVLCSLFAWILLFKDRENREKLTPIASLLSASKPSGIGASLLGSMRSSASMSFGSSLVVYTGSAKGFSLIDIERATDNFNSSRVLGEGGFGKVYSGVLEDGSKVAVKVLKRDDLQGGREFLAEVEMLSRLHHRNLVKLIGICTEENARCLVYELVPNGSVESHLHGVDKEAAPLDWGARMKIALGAARGLAYLHEDSSPRVIHRDFKSSNILLEHDFMPKVSDFGLARSAMDEQDTHISTRVMGTFGYVAPEYAMTGHLLVKSDVYSYGVVLLELLTGRKPVDMSQPPGQENLVAWARPMLSTIEGFESIIDPSLGPDFPFDSIAKVVAIASMCVQPEVSHRPFMGEVVQALKLMCNDCEDDAVSVEMDAARSSSNSDMLFNHLQYCHSPVSNYCSGLDAERGFTVSDIFDNSVRLGRQNTGVFRVFSSSGPLRLGGRTREGLWKKLKKLSGGTMSEHGTESSI from the exons ATGGCCAGGCACTCAAAGAGTGCCACTAATCCCAAATCATCTCCCGAAATAGGCTATCATTCACCTGCTTCATCCCCTAACATTTCATCACTCAGTCCCCGCTATGTTAGGAGAAATAAAACGAGTCAGGCTCCATCACCATCTACACTTCCTTCTTCACACAAGCGAG CTCCTCTATATCCTCCAAAACCACATCAAGGAAGTGCTGAAGGGATCCATGCTCCATCGCAGGATAGTGCAG ATTCTTCAATCTCTCCATCATTTTCCTCACGTCCTTCATCAAGTGCTCACATCTCACGTACACAAGCACCAACAATTCCATCTGGAAAAGAGACAA TGCTTCATCATTCCCCAAAATTCTCTCCTTCTTGGTCTTCACCAAGTCCAAAGATACCATTGACATATCATGGATTACCACCTCCACCACCTAATGAAG AATGTTCATCCATTTCATGCACGGATCCGTTAACATATCCTGTTCACGGATCACCTTGTGTCTGTGTCGTGCCCATGCAAGTTGGATTGCGCATAACCGTTTCTTTATACACGTTTTTCCCTTCGGTTGCTGAGTTATCGGATGAAATTGCTTCCGGGATATTCATGAGACAAAGCCAAGTCCGCATTATGGGAGCAAATGCAGATAGCCAAGACGAGGAAAAGACTGTTGTTCTCATTGATTTGGTGCCGCTAGAAGAAAAGTTTGACAACACTACTGCTTTCCTGACATATCTGAGATTCTGGAATAAGCAGATAGTTTTGAAGTCTTCTTTATTTGGTGATTATGAAGTTCTCTATGTGCACTATCCTG GTCTTCCTGTCTCTCCTCCCCCTTCAAGCACTGGCATCATAAATGGTGTGCCTAATCATGGAAACAATGGTAGGACAAAACCCCTAGGAGTTGATGTGAGTGGGCAGCAGCATCACAAGCAGGGGCTTAGCAGCAGCATTGTTGCTATCATAGTCTTGTCCGCTTTCCTATGTTTGGTTTTATGCAGTTTGTTTGCTTGGATTTTATTGTTTAAGGATAGAGAGAATCGAGAGAAGCTAACTCCCATAGCTTCTCTTCTTTCTGCATCAAAACCATCAGGGATTGGTGCATCCTTACTTGGAAGCATGCGGAGTTCTGCTTCAATGTCGTTTGGATCTAGTTTAGTGGTTTACACTGGATCAGCCAAGGGATTTAGTTTGATAGATATAGAGAGAGCAACAGATAACTTCAACAGTTCAAGAGTTCTCGGTGAAGGCGGATTTGGAAAAGTTTATAGTGGGGTACTTGAAGATGGTTCAAAAGTGGCGGTTAAGGTTCTTAAGAGAGATGATCTTCAGGGAGGCCGTGAATTTTTGGCTGAAGTTGAGATGCTTAGCAGACTCCATCACAGAAATCTGGTTAAATTGATTGGTATATGCACAGAGGAGAATGCTCGTTGCTTAGTTTATGAACTCGTCCCCAATGGAAGCGTCGAATCTCATCTTCATG GAGTTGATAAGGAAGCTGCACCTCTCGATTGGGGAGCAAGAATGAAAATTGCACTTGGTGCTGCGAGGGGATTGGCTTATCTGCACGAAGATTCAAGTCCCCGTGTGATACACAGGGATTTCAAGTCGAGTAACATCTTGTTGGAACATGATTTTATGCCGAAAGTATCTGATTTTGGGTTGGCTAGATCTGCAATGGATGAACAAGATACGCACATCTCCACACGGGTTATGGGAACTTTTGG ATACGTGGCTCCAGAATATGCAATGACGGGTCATCTTCTAGTGAAGAGCGACGTTTACAGTTATGGAGTAGTTCTTCTCGAGCTTCTAACAGGTAGGAAACCTGTGGACATGTCTCAACCGCCAGGTCAAGAGAATTTAGTAGCATGGGCTCGTCCAATGCTCTCCACAATAGAAGGTTTTGAATCGATAATAGACCCGTCTCTAGGACCTGATTTTCCTTTTGATAGCATAGCCAAAGTGGTTGCAATTGCCTCAATGTGCGTCCAGCCAGAGGTATCTCATCGTCCTTTCATGGGTGAAGTCGTGCAGGCTCTGAAACTAATGTGTAACGATTGTGAAGATGATGCTGTGTCAGTCGAAATGGATGCTGCTAGAAGCAGCAGCAACTCCGACATGTTGTTCAATCATTTACAATATTGCCATTCCCCGGTTTCAAACTACTGTTCTGGGCTCGACGCAGAAAGGGGATTCACTGTCTCGGATATCTTTGATAATTCGGTTAGGCTTGGGCGACAGAATACAGGGGTGTTTCGTGTATTTTCTAGTTCGGGTCCTTTGAGACTTGGAGGAAGGACTAGGGAGGGACTTTGGAAAAAGCTGAAGAAATTATCGGGTGGAACAATGAGCGAACATGGAACTGAATCGTCTATATAA